The Sphingomonas sp. NBWT7 nucleotide sequence GCCGGCGGCACGCAGGTGCTGCGCTGGGGCACGATGCGCGGCCTGGTCGCCGGGATCGAAGCGGTGCTGCCGGACGGCGCGCTGCACGACGGCCTGTCGCCGCTCAAGAAGGATAATCGCGGCTATGATCTGACGCAGCTGCTGATCGGCGCGGAGGGCACGCTGGGCATCGTCACCGCGGCGACGCTGCGCCTCGCGCCGGCGATCCGGGCACGGGCAGTGGCCTGGGCGGCGGTTGCCTCGCCCACCGATGCGTTGGCTCTGCTGCGCCGCTTCGAAGCCGCCGGCGATCTGATCGAGAGCTTCGAGCTGCTTCCCGCCGAGTCGCTCGACGCGGTGCTCGCCCACGTGTCCGATACCCGCACGCCGCTCGCGACGCCGCATCCGTGGCACGTGCTGATCGAAGCGGTCGCGGCCGACGAGCAACCCCCCGAAGCATTCATCGAGCGCGTCCTCGGGCCGGCGATCGAGGACGGCCTCGTCGCCGACGCAACGCTGGCGGCTAGCGAGAGTCAGGCAAACGCATTCTGGCGCATCCGCGACTCGATCTCGGACGCCGAACGCGCAACCGGCCCCGCCGCGCAGCACGACATTTCGGTGCCGGTTGAGACGATGCCGCGCTTCATGGTGGACGCCGCTGCGGCGTGCGATGCGCGCTTCCCAGGTACGCGCGCCAGCGGCTTCGGCCATCTTGGCGACGGCAACGTCCACTTCCACGTCCGCGCGCCCGCCGGCGCCGATCGCGACCGCTGGCTGGCCGAGGAAGCGCCCGTCGTCTCGCGTTTCGTCAACGATCTCGTCGTTGCGGTCGGCGGCTCGATCTCGGCCGAGCACGGCATCGGACAGATGAAGATCGACGAGCTCGAACGACTGTCGTCCCCCACGCGCATCGCTGCGTTGCGCGCGATCAAATCGGCGCTCGATCCGCTGACTATCATGAATCCCGGCAAGCTGGTGCCGCTTGCACCGCGCGTGGTGGATCAATAGGGCGCGGTTCATCCGGGCGGCTCGGCGTCGCCCATGCGACATTTCTGGAGAGAACAGATGGCCACCGCGCCGCAGCAGCAACCGCTCCCGCTCTTCTACAACGGGCTGGAACCGCTCTCGAGCGAATTGCACGCCGATTACCGCATCCGCCCGGCGACCTCGGCGCCGTTCCTCGGCGCGCAGCACGCCATCCCGGTGACAATCGACGAGTTCGCGCTGGCGCAGCGTTTCATGCCGATCGTCTTCTCCGCCGGCGACGATGCCATCCCGATCGCGCTGATGGGCCTCAACGAAGGCGTCAACGTCTTCATCGATGCCGAGGGCAAGCTGACCGAGGAGAACTTCTACGTCCCCGCCTACGTCCGCCGCTATCCGTACATGCTCGCGCGCCTGCGTCCCGACGCGGAGGAGCTGTCGCTCTGCTTCGATCCCACGTCGGACACGATCGGGCGCTTCGACGAGGGCGAGCCACTGTTCGAGAACGGCCAGCCGAGCGCGGTGACCAAGAACATCCTCGCCTTCAACGAGCAGTTCGAGCAGGCCGGCGCGCGCACCGCGGCGTTCATGACCGAGCTGCGCGAAGCCGAACTGTTGATGGACGGCGAAGTGTCGATCCAGCACGACAGCAATCCGCAGCCGTTCGTCTATCGCGGCTTCCAGATGGTGAACGAGGAGAAGCTGCAGGATCTGCGCGGCGACCAGCTGCGCAAGATGAGCAAGAGCGGCATGCTGCCCCTGCTCTACGCGCACCTCTTCTCGCTGTCGCTGATGCGCGACATCTTTGCCCGCCAGATGGCGTCGGGCAAGATGCCGCAGCCGAACCTCAACGCCTGATCACAGGGGAAACGCGATGGCCCGTCTGCCGCAGGATCAGCGCTACTCGGGCGTCGCCATCGCGTTTCACTGGATTATCGCGCTGCTGGCGATCGTCAATCTCGCAGTCGGCCTGCTGCACGATGCGATCCCCGCGCTCGGCGCATTGATGCCCGGTCACAAGGCGATCGGGATCACGGTTCTTGCGCTGACGGCTGGCCGCCTCGCCTGGCGGCTCGCACACCGCGCCCCGCCGCTGCCGGCGCACACGCCCGCGTGGGAGAAGGGGCTCGCCCATGCGACGCATTGGACGCTCTACGCGCTGCTGCTGCTGATGCCGCTCAGCGGCTGGGCAATGGTCTCGGGTACCGAGAAGCGCCGCCCGCTCGACTGGTTCGGCACGTTCGACATCCCCTATTTGCCGGTCTCCACCGCGACCGGCGGCGCGGCGCATGAGGCGCACGAACTGCTCGGCTGGCTGATGCTCGCGCTGGTGGTTCTGCACGTCGTGGCGGCGCTGCGCCATCACCTCATCCTGCGCGACAATATCCTCGCGCGGATGGCTCCTGTGCTGCGCCGCTAGACGCGCCAGCTGCCTCGTTTTCTCGTCCCCGCGAGGGGGGCTTGAAACCAAATGCCGCCCTCCTAAGTTAGTGCTGTACGGCTTCCGTGTCCCCCCTTTCGCGGAACCGTATGGCACATCCTTGGATGTGTCCCCTCCCTGAACCTTGGCCACCTCGGGCAACTGCCCGGGGTGGTTTTTTTGTGCTCATTCGGCAGCCAGCGCGCGGGGTTGCGCCATCGCCTCGTCGGCCAGCGCATCGATGATCGCCCGGACGAGATCGACGATCCGCGCCGCGCCGCGCCCGGGACGATCGAACGCTTCGTCGAGGTAGAGCGAGCGGTCGATTTCCAGCTGGACGGCGTGGACACCGGCCGCAGGGGCGGCATGGCGCTCGAGGATATGCCCGCCGGCATAGGGGGCGTTCAGCGCGTGGCCCAGCCCGGCCGCTGCCACCTCTGCCTCGACGCGATGGACGAAGCGGCCTGCCGCCGCCCGGCCAAACCGATCGCCCGTCACGATCCGCGCCGCGCTGTTGGCGATCGGCGGCATCGAATGGAGATCGAGCAGCACGGCCACGCCGAAACGCGCCTTCGCCGCGGCGAGCAGCCGTGCGAGCGTCTCATGATAGGGACGGTGCGCATCGGCGATCCGCGCCGACACGTCGTCGGCGCGTAGCCGGCGCCGCCACAGCTCGCCCGCGGCGGAGGTGCGGCGCGGAACGAGGCCGAGGCCGCTGCGCACCTTGGTGCTGAGATGCCCCGCCTGCGCGCCGTCGTCGAGCCGTGGATCACGATCATGCTCCGCGCGGTTCAGGTCGATCCACGCGCGGCCGATCCGCTGCACGATCGTCGCCTCGCCGCTGCGCGCCGCCAGCGCGATCGCGTCGACGTAGCGATCCTCCAGCCCCGTCAGCGCGGCGGCCGGCACGCGCAGCGCCGCGTACAGCGCATCGGGATAGTCGCGGCCCGCGTGCGGCACCGACAGGACCACCGGGCTCGCAGGCGGCATCTCGCCGTACAGGTCGAACGGTGGCGGCATCTCGGCTCAGCCTATGGAACAACCGGGTCCGCCGCAATGCACGGCCGTACGCGAGACGCCGCCGTCTGGAAAATGTTAAGGGGTTGGCGCATACATGGGCCGCCAGAGCGCGAGGGCACGAATGATCCGGATTTTGCTGGCCGAAGACGACCAGGTGATGCGCGAGTATCTGACGCGCGCGCTGGAGAAATCCGGCTATGCGGTCACCGCCGTTGATCGCGGCACGGCGGCGCTGCCGCTCGTCGAGCAGGAAGAATTCGACCTGCTGCTGACCGATATCGTCATGCCGGAAATGGATGGGATCGAACTCGCGCAGAAGGCAGGCGAGCTGCGCCCGAACCTGCGCGTCATGTTCATCACCGGCTTCGCCGCCGTCACGCTGCGCGCCGGCAAGGCGATGCCGCAGGCGCGCGTCCTGTCGAAGCCGTTCCACCTGCGCGACCTCGTGCTCGAGGTCGACCGCATGTTCGAAGTCGGAGAATTTCTCGGATCGAATTGAGCGGGGTTGCGCTGCGGCAAAGCCCCGGCTAATGGCCCCGCTCCCGTGGGCGTGTAGCTCAGTGGTAGAGCACTGTGTTGACATCGCAGGGGTCGCAAGTTCAATCCTTGCCACGCCCACCATGAAAAGCCCTGCCAGGCGTATCGCTTGGCAGGGCTTTTTTGTGGGTGCCGTTTGCGAGCCGCGAACGGCGTCCGATCAGGCGAGCGTCGCCTGCGCCTCCATGCACGCGCAGCCATCCCCATCGGTCGTCCACAGCGCGACCGGATCGCCCGCCGCCATGTTGAGCCCTGCCGCTGCGCCGACGAACATCGGTCGCGCCCCGCGGAACGAGAAGTGCGTCAGTCGTCGATCGGGCCGCTGACGGAGCAGGAAGTCCGCCAGCAGCATCGCCTGATACGGCCCGTGCACGACGAGGTCGGGATAATGCTCGTCCTCGATGGCATAGGCGCGATCATAGTGGATGCGGTGTGCGTTGAACGTCAGCGCCGAGAAGCGGAACAGCGCGGTCGCGTCCGGCGCGAAGTCGGCTCGTGCGTTTGCGCGACGCGGATCGGGCGCGGCGGGCGCCGGGGTGCCGTTACCGGGCTGGCGGAACACCAGATCCTGCTCCTCGATCACCGCCGCCGCGCCATCGACGACGATCTCGTGCCGGACGGTGACGAAGGTCAACGTGCCGCTGCGCCCCGTCTTTTCATTGACGTCGGTGACGATGCTGCGGCGTGTGGCGGGCGCGCCGATCGGCAAGGGCGCGTTGAAGGTCAGCCGCCCCCCGGCCCACATGCGCCGTGGCGCATCGATCGGCGGCAGTTCGACGCCGCGCTGCGGATGGCCGTCGCGCCCGATCGCCGACTGCCGTGCCTCGGGCAGGAAATACAGCCAGTGCGCGAGCGGAGGCAGCTCACCCACGGGCCAGTGGGCGCTGTCGTGATCGAATAGCGCCGCCAGCCGCCGCAGCGGCGCGGCGATGAAATCGTCGTGCTGCTCGGTCAGCACCGGCTGCCAGCCGTTCATGCTCGCTATCGAATCGTCTGCCACAATCGCTCCTCAGCCCCGCCGTCGCGCTTCGGCATGCCATTCGGCGCGCGTCAGCAGCGCATCGAGATCGTCGCGGCTGATGTCAAAGCTCTCGTGCATATCCGCGAGCGCCGCATCGATATCGGCGATGTGAAGCCCGCTCGGCAGCGGCGGCGCGGGCGTCGGGCGATGCGGGTAGCTGCGCCGCGTCGCGCGGTGGAACGCGATACCTAACGCGACCAGAGCGACCGAGTTGATCCCGACCGGCAACAGCGCGAAGCCGAAGCCGGCATCGTGGATACTCTGGCTGCCGATCACCGCGGTCAGCGCCGCCGCGCCGCCGGGCGGGTGCAGGCACCGCAGCAGCGACATGACGAGGATCGCCCCACCGACGCCGAGTGCGGCCGCCATCACCGGATCGCGAACCAGCGTGAACGCCGCAACCCCTACCAGCGTCGAGATGACGTTACCGCCGATCACCGGCCACGGCTGCGCCAGCGGGCTCGCCGGCACCGCGAAGACGAGCACGGCCGACGCACCCAGCGGCGCCACGATGATCGGCAGGTCGCCGCTGCCGCGCGGGGCGAGCGCGCAGACCATCATCGTCACCGCGATGCCGATCGCCGCCCCGATACACGCGACGATCCGCTCGGGCAGGTGCGCGCCCGCCAGAATGGGCTGGAAGAAACGCAAGCAGCCGGTCCTCGTCGATGATCCCAGCCCCGCCCGTACCAGCGCGAGTCGCTGTCGCGAAAGGAAGTCATTTTTGCTGGCCCCTCGCCGCTTCCTTTCTTATCCGCCCGTTAAATTGGTGGAGGATCCGATGAGCAGCACGTGGCCCGATTACGCCGACATCCGTCGCGAGGTCGCCAAATTGTGCGCCGACTTCCCCGGCCCCTATTGGCGCGCAAAGGATCGCGAGCGCGCCTATCCCACCGAATTCGTCGACGCGCTGACGCGCAGCGGCTTTCTGTCGGTGCTGATCCCGGAGGAATATGGCGGCGCCGGTCTGCCCTTGTCCGCCGCCGCTGCGATCCTCGAGGAGATCCAGCAGCAGGGCGCGAACGGCGGCGCCTGCCACGCGCAGATGTACGTCATGGGCACGATCCTGCGCCACGGCAGCGAGGAGCAGAAGCGCCGCTATCTGCCCGAGGTCGCCAACGGCACGCTGCGGCTGCAGGCGTTCGGCGTTACCGAACCGACGAGCGGCACCGACACCGGATCACTCAAGACGGTCGCGCGCCGCGACGGCGATCGCTACATCGTCTCGGGACAGAAAATCTGGACCAGCCGCGCGCTGCAATCGGATCTGATGGTGCTGCTCGCCCGCACGACGCCGCAGGATCAGGTGACGAAGCGCACCGACGGCCTGTCGGTCTTTCTCGTCGACATGCGCGAGGCGCTGCAGCAGGGCATGACGATCCGCCCGATCACGACGATGATGAACCACTCGTCGACCGAGGTCTTTTTCGATGATGTCCCCGTACCCGCCGCCAACCTGATCGGCGAGGAGGGCAAGGGCTTCAAATACATCTTGTCGGGGATGAACGCAGAGCGCGCGCTGATCGCCGCCGAATGTATCGGCGACGCCAAATGGTTCATCGACAAGGCCAGCGCCTATGCCCGCGAGCGCAAGGTGTTCGGCCGCCCAATCGGACAGAACCAGGGCATTCAGTTCCCGATCGCGCGCGCCTATGCGCAGATGCGCGCCGCAGAGCTGCTGACGCACGAGGCGATCCGGCTGT carries:
- a CDS encoding cytochrome b — encoded protein: MARLPQDQRYSGVAIAFHWIIALLAIVNLAVGLLHDAIPALGALMPGHKAIGITVLALTAGRLAWRLAHRAPPLPAHTPAWEKGLAHATHWTLYALLLLMPLSGWAMVSGTEKRRPLDWFGTFDIPYLPVSTATGGAAHEAHELLGWLMLALVVLHVVAALRHHLILRDNILARMAPVLRR
- a CDS encoding MaoC family dehydratase N-terminal domain-containing protein, with amino-acid sequence MADDSIASMNGWQPVLTEQHDDFIAAPLRRLAALFDHDSAHWPVGELPPLAHWLYFLPEARQSAIGRDGHPQRGVELPPIDAPRRMWAGGRLTFNAPLPIGAPATRRSIVTDVNEKTGRSGTLTFVTVRHEIVVDGAAAVIEEQDLVFRQPGNGTPAPAAPDPRRANARADFAPDATALFRFSALTFNAHRIHYDRAYAIEDEHYPDLVVHGPYQAMLLADFLLRQRPDRRLTHFSFRGARPMFVGAAAGLNMAAGDPVALWTTDGDGCACMEAQATLA
- a CDS encoding FAD-binding oxidoreductase, translated to MTPAQTSLLDALRPIVQPRAIVTDPDTIAPWEIDWRKRWHGRAPIMFQPGTVSEVQAIVRAAAASGVPLVPQGGNTSMVGGATPPSSGDAALLSLRRLNAIRALDADAGLAVAEAGVILADLHAAALSAGRRFPLTLGARGSATIGGLVSTNAGGTQVLRWGTMRGLVAGIEAVLPDGALHDGLSPLKKDNRGYDLTQLLIGAEGTLGIVTAATLRLAPAIRARAVAWAAVASPTDALALLRRFEAAGDLIESFELLPAESLDAVLAHVSDTRTPLATPHPWHVLIEAVAADEQPPEAFIERVLGPAIEDGLVADATLAASESQANAFWRIRDSISDAERATGPAAQHDISVPVETMPRFMVDAAAACDARFPGTRASGFGHLGDGNVHFHVRAPAGADRDRWLAEEAPVVSRFVNDLVVAVGGSISAEHGIGQMKIDELERLSSPTRIAALRAIKSALDPLTIMNPGKLVPLAPRVVDQ
- a CDS encoding N-formylglutamate amidohydrolase, which gives rise to MPPPFDLYGEMPPASPVVLSVPHAGRDYPDALYAALRVPAAALTGLEDRYVDAIALAARSGEATIVQRIGRAWIDLNRAEHDRDPRLDDGAQAGHLSTKVRSGLGLVPRRTSAAGELWRRRLRADDVSARIADAHRPYHETLARLLAAAKARFGVAVLLDLHSMPPIANSAARIVTGDRFGRAAAGRFVHRVEAEVAAAGLGHALNAPYAGGHILERHAAPAAGVHAVQLEIDRSLYLDEAFDRPGRGAARIVDLVRAIIDALADEAMAQPRALAAE
- a CDS encoding SapC family protein, giving the protein MATAPQQQPLPLFYNGLEPLSSELHADYRIRPATSAPFLGAQHAIPVTIDEFALAQRFMPIVFSAGDDAIPIALMGLNEGVNVFIDAEGKLTEENFYVPAYVRRYPYMLARLRPDAEELSLCFDPTSDTIGRFDEGEPLFENGQPSAVTKNILAFNEQFEQAGARTAAFMTELREAELLMDGEVSIQHDSNPQPFVYRGFQMVNEEKLQDLRGDQLRKMSKSGMLPLLYAHLFSLSLMRDIFARQMASGKMPQPNLNA
- the cpdR gene encoding cell cycle two-component system response regulator CpdR — translated: MIRILLAEDDQVMREYLTRALEKSGYAVTAVDRGTAALPLVEQEEFDLLLTDIVMPEMDGIELAQKAGELRPNLRVMFITGFAAVTLRAGKAMPQARVLSKPFHLRDLVLEVDRMFEVGEFLGSN
- a CDS encoding HPP family protein, giving the protein MRFFQPILAGAHLPERIVACIGAAIGIAVTMMVCALAPRGSGDLPIIVAPLGASAVLVFAVPASPLAQPWPVIGGNVISTLVGVAAFTLVRDPVMAAALGVGGAILVMSLLRCLHPPGGAAALTAVIGSQSIHDAGFGFALLPVGINSVALVALGIAFHRATRRSYPHRPTPAPPLPSGLHIADIDAALADMHESFDISRDDLDALLTRAEWHAEARRRG
- a CDS encoding acyl-CoA dehydrogenase family protein; its protein translation is MSSTWPDYADIRREVAKLCADFPGPYWRAKDRERAYPTEFVDALTRSGFLSVLIPEEYGGAGLPLSAAAAILEEIQQQGANGGACHAQMYVMGTILRHGSEEQKRRYLPEVANGTLRLQAFGVTEPTSGTDTGSLKTVARRDGDRYIVSGQKIWTSRALQSDLMVLLARTTPQDQVTKRTDGLSVFLVDMREALQQGMTIRPITTMMNHSSTEVFFDDVPVPAANLIGEEGKGFKYILSGMNAERALIAAECIGDAKWFIDKASAYARERKVFGRPIGQNQGIQFPIARAYAQMRAAELLTHEAIRLYEAGENCGAEANMAKMLAAEASWAAGEACIQTHGGFGFAEEYDVERKFRETRLYQVAPISTNLILSFVSEHVLDLPRSF